In Candidatus Methanomethylophilus alvi Mx1201, a genomic segment contains:
- a CDS encoding nitrogenase component 1, with product MSLDNERPESLLGLIAGLEGVADGYTIIHGPTGCKYYPSSVSESCYRTRKGGTVSRNLFEMGSRYFFSQPRVPCTYLDMGKFVTGGKDRLEDLYAKVEKMGPSVIGIVNSPGASLIGEDIGSVGHRIPTVCIDHADYSGTCSDGFQDAVLALVDRIRPKRKAPRKGTVNLVGISILHLNWNDTVEDLRNLLALCGIGINCVIGAGWTAEDIRRSAEAEANILVYPEYGDRVANFYEREYGIQTVRPREGAPIGFDALEDWVISLCQIMKRDPTAALEEIKVCRRRAAGCIRTMESCHLLPKGRTFSLYCDGSTAYAVSRFLYRYLGMIPVAVTCPNGERWKDETFSFFGSKGIPLSDDALHTETDVIIAGGAICSSAISKGTALGHVDIEGPGDKTVNVRAEPAIGLGGTMRLLDGVLNTIADRQRFR from the coding sequence ATGTCGCTTGACAACGAGAGACCGGAAAGCCTTCTGGGGCTGATAGCCGGCCTGGAAGGAGTGGCCGACGGATATACTATAATACACGGCCCGACCGGATGCAAATACTATCCTTCCTCCGTATCGGAATCGTGCTACAGGACGAGGAAGGGAGGGACTGTATCGAGGAACCTGTTCGAGATGGGCAGCAGATATTTCTTCAGCCAGCCCAGGGTCCCGTGCACATACCTCGACATGGGGAAGTTCGTCACCGGCGGAAAAGACAGACTGGAGGACCTGTATGCAAAAGTCGAGAAGATGGGGCCGTCCGTTATAGGCATAGTGAATTCGCCGGGGGCATCCCTCATCGGCGAAGACATCGGTTCCGTCGGCCACAGGATCCCTACGGTATGCATAGACCATGCCGACTATTCCGGAACATGCTCCGACGGATTCCAGGATGCAGTCCTGGCACTTGTCGACAGGATAAGGCCGAAAAGGAAGGCCCCGAGGAAAGGGACCGTCAACCTGGTCGGGATCTCCATCCTCCACCTCAACTGGAATGACACGGTGGAAGACCTGAGGAACCTGTTGGCACTATGCGGCATAGGGATAAACTGCGTGATCGGTGCCGGATGGACGGCGGAGGACATCAGGAGGTCCGCGGAGGCCGAAGCCAACATCCTGGTCTATCCGGAGTACGGCGACAGGGTGGCAAACTTCTATGAAAGGGAGTACGGAATCCAAACCGTAAGACCCCGGGAAGGGGCACCCATTGGATTCGATGCCCTCGAGGATTGGGTGATCTCATTGTGCCAGATCATGAAAAGAGATCCTACCGCGGCACTGGAGGAGATAAAGGTATGCAGGAGAAGGGCGGCCGGATGCATAAGGACCATGGAGTCCTGCCACCTGCTGCCTAAGGGACGTACGTTCTCCCTCTACTGCGACGGATCCACCGCATACGCCGTCTCGAGATTCCTCTACAGATACCTTGGTATGATCCCCGTGGCCGTGACATGTCCGAATGGGGAACGTTGGAAGGATGAGACATTCTCGTTTTTCGGATCCAAGGGGATCCCCTTATCGGACGATGCTCTGCACACCGAAACGGACGTCATCATCGCCGGAGGCGCCATCTGTTCATCCGCGATATCGAAAGGTACTGCGCTGGGACATGTGGATATCGAGGGCCCGGGAGACAAGACCGTGAACGTACGGGCGGAACCGGCCATCGGACTCGGGGGCACCATGAGACTCTTGGACGGCGTCCTGAACACGATAGCGGACCGTCAGAGATTCCGCTGA
- the dcd gene encoding dCTP deaminase encodes MAILSDRDILYGIQSGRIGISDYNERSLTPNGYDLRVAEISIDGKVYNEGTVKVPPKTMFFVSTIERVRMADDVCGNLWLRTSWIRKGTISAFGMVDAGFEGTLTLGSYNSSDKELEIPIGERYCQLVFQTMTSASEKSYEKRSGHYQGQTGVTLAPVNKK; translated from the coding sequence ATGGCAATCCTATCCGACAGGGACATCCTATACGGCATCCAGAGCGGACGCATAGGCATCAGCGACTACAACGAGAGAAGTCTCACTCCCAACGGTTACGACCTCAGGGTGGCGGAGATCTCCATAGACGGGAAGGTCTACAACGAGGGGACGGTCAAGGTACCCCCGAAGACCATGTTCTTCGTCTCCACCATCGAGAGGGTCAGGATGGCCGACGATGTCTGCGGCAACCTCTGGCTGAGGACGTCGTGGATAAGGAAAGGAACGATCTCCGCATTCGGCATGGTCGACGCCGGATTCGAAGGGACGCTCACCCTCGGATCCTACAACAGCTCCGACAAAGAACTGGAGATACCGATCGGGGAGAGGTATTGTCAGCTGGTCTTCCAGACCATGACCTCAGCCTCCGAGAAGAGTTACGAGAAGCGCAGCGGCCACTATCAGGGACAGACCGGTGTGACCCTCGCCCCCGTGAACAAGAAGTGA
- a CDS encoding class I SAM-dependent methyltransferase gives MAKCIRVPKSEGEPIRRALMEEGLLDMDYRIGSEGDSILMPVLCDGYRGYAAEEAELRPSNRGETDYKDIADVPDGLKEYLPKSFDVIGDIAILKLEDCLVPYRAAIGEALMKVTPNIRAVFLDGGVKGDFRVRELEKIAGSGTSEVIHREYGTRMMTDPSKVYFNPRLATERARVASMVEDGEVVIDMFAGVAPFGTVICRHARPSMVYSIDLNPECERFMKENMRLNHIRNMECIIGDSTEVVRKLPKADRIIMNLPQMADRFLDSALRSVKPSGIIHMHKIMERSELEPFQKEMAKRMADEGLGMRVVRVSELKTYSPTMSVYVFDICPE, from the coding sequence ATGGCGAAGTGCATCCGCGTCCCCAAGTCGGAGGGGGAACCCATCAGGCGTGCCCTCATGGAGGAAGGGCTTCTCGATATGGACTACCGTATAGGGTCGGAAGGCGACAGCATACTGATGCCGGTGCTTTGCGACGGGTATCGCGGATATGCTGCCGAGGAGGCCGAACTGAGGCCTTCCAACCGCGGAGAGACCGATTACAAGGACATAGCGGACGTCCCGGACGGATTGAAGGAGTACCTCCCCAAGTCATTCGACGTCATAGGGGACATAGCCATACTGAAATTGGAGGATTGTCTGGTCCCTTACAGGGCCGCCATAGGCGAAGCCCTGATGAAAGTCACCCCCAACATACGCGCCGTCTTCCTGGACGGCGGTGTGAAGGGGGATTTCAGGGTCCGTGAACTGGAGAAGATCGCCGGTTCCGGTACCTCCGAGGTCATACACCGGGAATACGGGACGCGTATGATGACGGACCCGTCCAAGGTATACTTCAATCCGCGTCTCGCTACGGAGAGGGCCCGGGTAGCCTCGATGGTAGAGGACGGGGAGGTCGTCATCGACATGTTCGCCGGGGTGGCACCGTTCGGCACGGTCATATGCAGGCATGCGAGACCGTCCATGGTGTACTCCATAGACCTGAATCCGGAATGCGAGAGGTTCATGAAGGAGAACATGCGCCTCAACCATATCCGCAACATGGAATGCATCATCGGTGATTCCACCGAGGTCGTCAGGAAACTGCCCAAGGCCGACCGCATCATAATGAACCTGCCGCAGATGGCTGACAGGTTCCTGGATTCCGCTCTGCGCTCGGTGAAACCGTCCGGCATCATACATATGCACAAGATAATGGAGCGTTCCGAACTGGAACCGTTCCAGAAGGAGATGGCGAAGAGGATGGCGGACGAGGGCCTCGGGATGAGGGTCGTCCGCGTCTCGGAACTGAAGACGTATTCGCCCACGATGAGCGTATACGTCTTCGACATATGTCCCGAGTGA
- the dph5 gene encoding diphthine synthase — protein MTSELVFVGLGLSGVDGMTVKALNALKECDKIYAEFYTSNLIGTEVSDLAEFIGKEIHVVYRSEVEEGHDIIEDAKTMRVAFVTAGDTMLATTHVDLRIQAVMEGIPVRVFNGISIFSACPTCLGLQPYKFGRTVTLPFLERNYQPKSPYDHIMENKKRGLHTMILLDIRAEELRYMTAKDAIEWLLAGEEKWGEGLITDKTLLCVVSHAGAEDEKVVAGYPRDLLQMDLGAPLQTLVLPGELHFMEAEALVDFAGAPEEIIQDDE, from the coding sequence ATGACATCCGAGCTCGTATTCGTGGGACTCGGCCTGAGCGGCGTCGACGGGATGACCGTCAAGGCCCTCAACGCTCTGAAGGAATGTGACAAGATCTATGCGGAGTTCTATACCTCCAATCTCATCGGGACCGAGGTATCCGACCTCGCCGAGTTCATAGGCAAGGAGATACACGTCGTATACCGCTCCGAGGTGGAGGAGGGTCACGACATCATCGAGGACGCCAAGACCATGCGCGTGGCGTTCGTGACCGCAGGGGATACGATGCTCGCCACGACCCATGTAGACCTGAGGATACAGGCGGTCATGGAGGGGATCCCCGTCAGGGTCTTCAACGGGATCTCCATCTTCAGCGCCTGTCCCACCTGTCTCGGGCTCCAGCCTTATAAGTTCGGAAGGACCGTCACCCTTCCGTTCCTGGAGAGGAACTACCAGCCAAAGTCCCCCTACGACCACATCATGGAGAACAAGAAGCGCGGACTCCATACGATGATCCTTCTGGACATCAGGGCCGAGGAGCTCAGATACATGACCGCGAAAGATGCCATAGAGTGGCTTCTCGCGGGCGAGGAGAAGTGGGGGGAGGGCCTCATCACCGACAAGACCCTCCTTTGCGTGGTATCCCATGCCGGGGCCGAGGACGAGAAGGTCGTCGCCGGATATCCCAGGGACCTTCTGCAGATGGACCTCGGCGCTCCGTTGCAGACCCTCGTCCTTCCCGGAGAGCTCCACTTCATGGAGGCGGAGGCACTCGTGGACTTCGCCGGGGCTCCGGAAGAGATCATACAGGATGATGAGTGA
- a CDS encoding acetate--CoA ligase family protein yields MLEFFSPKSVAIIGASNDVTKLGGMLVKNMLDAGYKGKLCPINPKGGEIQGLKAYTNVKEIGEPVDLAVVVVKNTLVLQTVRDCAEAGIHHMSILSAGFKEDSPEGAEMEKEIVAEAKKLGVRICGPNCFGGMNIRSGVNYTFSHLLPQAGNISIMSQSGAVGSSILDWSCANGVGLANFVTFGNKCDLDEGDFLRYFSEDPNTKVIGMYCEGISNGEKFIQAVESMPVKKPIVIFKSGKTEAGSKAASSHTGSIAGSDAVNNVIFKKLNIHRAFDLDEMFDALLVFSCCSPMKKDGLGIITNAGGLGVMSADAAYNAKYVEAAKLAPETIADLKAGLPKLAGITNPIDIRGDAAAQDFKTAINAVMKDKSVGGLVIMGSPLDTADLVAVANLLVSIMDDIPYPTTVCFAGGKKCAEADAILKKGKFPCYPTPDRAVRALDILRQYNIGLEKTNAALEVPKVDGRGKVKAIIDAAYSEGRHSLTEAEGKQIFNAYGIPIPGEATVNSAEEAMAACDRIGYPVVMKIVSPDIAHKTDVGGVVVGVKDSAAAKAAYEQIMANCKKNKPEARLDGVSVQQMVSGQEVILSMMRDAQFGPVVSFGLGGIYVEILREISQMHVPMSEQQLEEMITSTKAYKLLSGARGMPASDIDAIKDVIKRIVLIAQENPEITELEINPVLVGKKGQGCWAVDCLCTLKH; encoded by the coding sequence ATGTTGGAATTCTTCAGCCCCAAATCCGTAGCTATCATCGGCGCTTCCAACGACGTGACCAAGCTCGGTGGGATGCTCGTCAAGAACATGCTTGATGCAGGATACAAAGGAAAACTCTGTCCGATCAACCCGAAAGGCGGGGAGATACAGGGACTCAAGGCGTACACTAACGTGAAGGAGATCGGGGAACCCGTCGATCTCGCAGTCGTCGTCGTCAAGAACACCCTCGTCCTCCAGACCGTCAGGGACTGTGCGGAGGCAGGTATCCACCATATGAGCATCCTTTCCGCCGGTTTCAAGGAGGACAGCCCCGAGGGAGCGGAGATGGAGAAGGAGATCGTCGCCGAGGCGAAGAAGCTCGGTGTCAGGATCTGCGGACCCAACTGTTTCGGAGGAATGAACATCAGGAGTGGTGTGAACTACACCTTCTCCCACCTGCTTCCCCAGGCCGGGAACATCTCCATCATGTCCCAGTCCGGTGCCGTCGGATCCTCCATACTCGACTGGTCCTGTGCCAACGGTGTAGGTCTTGCCAACTTCGTCACCTTCGGTAACAAGTGCGACCTCGACGAGGGCGACTTCCTGAGATATTTCTCCGAGGACCCCAACACCAAGGTCATCGGAATGTACTGCGAGGGCATCTCCAACGGAGAGAAGTTCATCCAGGCCGTCGAGAGCATGCCGGTGAAAAAGCCCATCGTCATCTTCAAGTCCGGAAAGACCGAGGCCGGTTCCAAGGCCGCATCCTCCCATACCGGTTCCATCGCCGGTTCCGATGCCGTCAACAACGTCATCTTCAAGAAACTCAACATCCACAGGGCATTCGACCTCGACGAGATGTTCGACGCCCTCCTGGTGTTCTCCTGCTGCAGCCCCATGAAGAAGGACGGGCTCGGGATCATCACCAATGCCGGAGGACTCGGGGTCATGTCCGCCGACGCCGCCTACAACGCCAAGTACGTGGAGGCCGCCAAGCTCGCACCCGAGACCATCGCCGACCTCAAGGCAGGACTTCCCAAGCTCGCCGGTATCACCAACCCCATCGACATCAGGGGAGACGCCGCCGCCCAGGATTTCAAGACTGCCATCAACGCCGTCATGAAGGACAAATCCGTAGGAGGACTCGTCATCATGGGTTCCCCGCTTGATACCGCGGACCTCGTCGCCGTCGCCAATCTGCTGGTCAGCATCATGGACGACATCCCCTATCCGACCACTGTCTGCTTCGCCGGAGGCAAGAAGTGTGCCGAGGCCGATGCGATCCTCAAGAAAGGTAAGTTCCCCTGCTACCCCACCCCCGACAGGGCCGTCCGCGCCTTGGACATCCTCAGGCAGTACAACATCGGCCTCGAGAAGACCAATGCCGCACTCGAAGTACCCAAGGTCGACGGGCGCGGGAAGGTCAAGGCCATCATCGATGCCGCCTACAGCGAGGGCCGCCACTCCCTGACCGAGGCCGAGGGTAAACAGATCTTCAACGCCTACGGCATCCCCATCCCCGGAGAGGCCACCGTGAACTCCGCAGAGGAGGCCATGGCCGCCTGCGACAGGATCGGATATCCCGTCGTCATGAAGATCGTCTCCCCCGACATCGCCCACAAGACCGACGTCGGCGGTGTGGTCGTCGGAGTGAAGGACTCCGCCGCAGCCAAGGCTGCCTACGAGCAGATCATGGCCAACTGCAAGAAGAACAAGCCCGAGGCGAGGCTTGACGGAGTATCCGTCCAGCAGATGGTATCCGGACAGGAGGTCATCCTCTCCATGATGAGGGATGCCCAGTTCGGACCCGTCGTGTCCTTCGGACTCGGAGGTATCTATGTCGAGATCCTCAGGGAGATCTCCCAGATGCACGTCCCCATGTCCGAGCAGCAGCTGGAGGAGATGATCACCTCCACCAAGGCATACAAGCTCCTGTCCGGGGCCAGGGGAATGCCCGCATCCGATATAGATGCCATCAAGGACGTCATCAAGAGGATCGTCCTCATCGCCCAGGAGAACCCGGAGATCACCGAGCTGGAGATCAACCCGGTCCTCGTCGGGAAGAAGGGTCAGGGCTGCTGGGCAGTGGACTGCCTGTGCACCCTCAAGCACTGA
- a CDS encoding M48 family metallopeptidase, with translation MENNNSGEHKTNDDRLTDIFSSVGRQYRLTDVTAQFVAFRDLKIRWQRSYKMADFMVSDYLDDAPDGILWDFADTIIAKIFAENDSDYSNSVIEWISSDGFRARKQPIYLRRSKNLTRSPVGREKNLLDSYGRLVDDGLVEEDPGLCISWMKSATARKIGHCSVVMDVVALSGALDDAHVPDFVLDYCLYHELCHVKIGFDPSGRGHDQKFAGLEDMYPRRSEAVEWLRRVDMFV, from the coding sequence ATGGAAAACAACAATAGCGGAGAACACAAGACCAACGACGACAGGCTGACCGACATCTTCTCCAGTGTCGGGAGACAATATAGGCTGACCGACGTGACGGCGCAGTTCGTCGCCTTCAGGGACCTGAAGATAAGGTGGCAGAGGTCGTACAAGATGGCGGACTTCATGGTCTCCGATTATCTGGACGACGCTCCCGACGGGATCCTTTGGGATTTTGCCGATACGATAATCGCCAAGATATTCGCGGAGAACGATTCAGATTATTCGAATTCCGTCATCGAATGGATCTCGTCGGACGGTTTCCGTGCGCGCAAACAGCCGATATATCTGCGTCGGAGCAAGAATCTGACGAGGTCCCCGGTGGGCAGGGAGAAGAACCTTCTGGATTCCTACGGCCGTCTGGTCGACGACGGTCTGGTTGAAGAGGACCCCGGACTGTGCATATCGTGGATGAAGAGCGCCACGGCCAGGAAGATAGGCCACTGCAGCGTCGTGATGGACGTCGTGGCCCTCTCGGGGGCCTTGGACGATGCACATGTTCCGGATTTCGTCCTGGACTACTGCCTCTACCACGAACTCTGTCATGTGAAGATAGGCTTCGACCCGTCGGGAAGGGGACATGACCAGAAGTTCGCCGGACTAGAGGATATGTATCCGAGAAGGTCCGAGGCGGTGGAGTGGCTCAGACGCGTGGATATGTTCGTCTGA
- a CDS encoding ABC transporter ATP-binding protein, which translates to MGETPLLEVRHLDKKYDNGFHADKDISFTLPSGLLVGLIGPNGCGKTTMMRCINKMHQPTGGDILIDGESVLPKTPAEVARLVSNVPAEMTASFGLTVFETVMLGRYPYLQNMWWETEEDESMVEETLRKFGILHLQDRPLNMLSSGERQRVLIAKAYVQNPRLMLVDEPTSHLDMKYKLDVMEYLRAMVKQDMTILVAEHDISLMARYCDRCIIMKKGEIVAMGDPKKVITEELIRDVYEVEASVGTDKDGEIYVLPKRFVGEYHL; encoded by the coding sequence ATGGGTGAAACGCCTCTGTTGGAAGTTCGTCATTTGGATAAGAAGTATGATAACGGTTTCCATGCCGACAAGGACATATCGTTCACTCTGCCGTCCGGTCTCCTGGTCGGTCTGATAGGGCCGAACGGCTGCGGGAAGACCACGATGATGCGTTGCATCAACAAGATGCATCAGCCCACTGGAGGGGACATACTGATAGACGGGGAGTCGGTCCTCCCCAAGACCCCTGCCGAGGTGGCCCGGCTGGTCTCCAACGTTCCGGCGGAGATGACGGCGTCCTTCGGTCTCACCGTCTTCGAGACGGTCATGCTAGGTAGGTATCCGTACCTGCAGAATATGTGGTGGGAGACAGAGGAGGACGAGTCGATGGTGGAGGAGACCCTCCGCAAGTTCGGGATCCTCCATCTCCAGGACCGTCCTCTGAATATGCTCTCGTCCGGAGAGAGGCAGAGGGTCCTGATCGCCAAGGCGTATGTGCAGAATCCCCGTCTGATGCTCGTGGACGAACCGACGTCCCATCTGGATATGAAGTATAAGCTGGACGTCATGGAGTATCTGCGTGCCATGGTGAAACAGGATATGACCATCCTCGTGGCGGAGCATGACATCTCCCTCATGGCTAGGTACTGCGATCGGTGTATAATAATGAAGAAAGGGGAGATCGTAGCCATGGGCGACCCTAAGAAGGTCATAACCGAGGAACTCATCCGCGACGTGTACGAGGTGGAGGCGTCCGTCGGTACCGACAAGGACGGCGAGATCTATGTCCTCCCCAAGAGGTTCGTCGGGGAATACCATCTCTGA
- a CDS encoding FecCD family ABC transporter permease, producing the protein MMPDPDGLRGKARRLMDGDSRKHIDIKRHRARFILCAGIVILFAMFLLSISVGPTGVQNPVEALMNLWSAISKGGEGLTPEELAVYSSRLPRTVAAIGVGVGLAVAGSAYQAVIRNPLVDPYIMGVSSGAGTMAVAVIAFDFTFFGLFSPHSIYLTAASAIVGGLVAFGTTMLLAQRAGGTTNSYVLSGVVVGLVFSAVQTVMIVFSGDRISSALMWLFGSFASISLVEAFSVLIPALVLSIIVLRYAKELNLVLLGEDQARQMGLDVRRFNALILILASVLASVCVAFVGIIGFVGLVIPHFCRMLFGGDHRLVLPASMAFGGCLMIFADLLSRMIVLGIELPVGAITTLIGVPVFAYLLIRKGRIYNG; encoded by the coding sequence ATGATGCCTGATCCGGACGGGTTGCGCGGGAAGGCCAGGCGCCTTATGGACGGGGATTCCCGTAAGCATATCGACATCAAGAGACACAGAGCCAGATTCATACTTTGCGCCGGCATCGTCATACTGTTCGCGATGTTCCTCCTGTCGATATCCGTAGGACCTACGGGCGTACAGAACCCTGTCGAAGCCCTTATGAACCTCTGGTCCGCCATATCCAAGGGAGGGGAGGGCCTGACCCCGGAGGAGCTGGCGGTCTACAGCTCCCGTCTGCCGAGGACCGTCGCCGCCATAGGGGTGGGGGTGGGTCTCGCCGTGGCAGGGTCCGCATACCAGGCGGTCATACGCAACCCCTTGGTAGACCCATACATAATGGGGGTGTCCTCGGGGGCCGGTACGATGGCCGTGGCGGTCATCGCTTTCGATTTCACGTTCTTCGGACTGTTCTCCCCTCATTCCATATATCTGACCGCGGCGTCCGCCATAGTCGGGGGCCTTGTGGCGTTCGGCACCACCATGTTGCTGGCACAGCGTGCCGGAGGCACCACCAACTCGTACGTCCTGTCGGGGGTGGTGGTAGGCTTGGTCTTCTCCGCGGTGCAGACGGTGATGATCGTGTTCTCGGGGGACAGGATATCCAGCGCCCTCATGTGGCTGTTCGGTTCGTTCGCCAGCATATCTTTGGTCGAGGCGTTTTCCGTACTGATCCCGGCGTTGGTCCTGTCAATTATCGTACTGAGGTATGCGAAGGAGCTCAATCTGGTGCTCCTCGGCGAGGATCAGGCGAGGCAGATGGGTCTCGACGTCAGGAGGTTCAACGCCCTCATCCTCATCCTGGCATCCGTGCTGGCCTCGGTATGTGTGGCGTTCGTCGGTATAATCGGGTTCGTCGGACTCGTCATCCCTCACTTCTGCCGTATGCTGTTCGGAGGGGACCACAGGCTCGTCCTGCCGGCATCCATGGCCTTCGGCGGCTGTCTGATGATATTCGCCGACCTGCTGTCCAGGATGATAGTTTTAGGTATAGAGCTCCCGGTGGGAGCGATAACGACCCTGATTGGGGTACCTGTGTTCGCATATCTGCTGATCAGGAAAGGGAGGATCTACAATGGGTGA